A window from Photobacterium atrarenae encodes these proteins:
- a CDS encoding RluA family pseudouridine synthase: MHSPEHCFTPFQQSIDLQTLPERFTFPFYYEPHPLCLQAAAELQRHLVTQRNWQHNFGLDGNTETATGKMFGVLVVQNAQGEIGYLSAFSGKLADQNLLPHFVPPVFDMLAKDSFFLAEQVEINQINARIETLEADPQLAELAAQLKAAQQQADTEITALQGEIVAARKIRKQRRAEGEATLAEDALQDLLAALGRESIDEKYRVKDLKRHWREQVSRLQTQYDALVTQIEALKTQRKQQSSALQAKIFAQYRFLNAHGDEKSLGELFSATPQGIPPAGAGECAAPKLLHYAYKWGMKPLAMAEFWWGRSPKSEIRQHQNFYPACRGKCQPILAHMLEGLDVDENPMLTNPAAGKALEFVYQDEAMVVVNKPAEFLSVPGKTIEDSVYLRIRECFPQATGPLIVHRLDMSTSGLMVLALTKDANKALQQQFIQRTVTKRYVALIEGEVDQDEGEIHLPLRGDIDDRPRQLVCRQHGKPAETYWQVAERKAGRTKVYLYPKTGRTHQLRVHCAHVDGLASPIVGDDLYGVRAERLHLHAELLELNHPVTREPMCFQAEAEF, from the coding sequence ATGCACTCCCCGGAACACTGCTTTACGCCTTTTCAGCAATCGATAGACCTTCAGACACTGCCGGAGCGATTCACGTTTCCGTTTTATTACGAACCCCATCCACTGTGTTTGCAGGCGGCGGCAGAATTGCAGCGCCACCTGGTAACCCAGCGTAACTGGCAACACAACTTCGGTTTGGACGGGAATACAGAAACGGCAACAGGAAAGATGTTCGGGGTGCTGGTGGTGCAGAACGCACAAGGTGAGATCGGCTACCTGTCGGCATTTTCCGGGAAGCTGGCAGATCAGAACCTGCTGCCTCATTTTGTCCCGCCGGTGTTTGATATGCTTGCGAAAGACAGCTTCTTTTTGGCCGAGCAGGTCGAGATTAACCAAATCAATGCCCGGATAGAAACGCTGGAAGCGGATCCTCAGCTCGCTGAACTGGCAGCTCAGCTCAAGGCGGCTCAACAGCAGGCTGATACAGAAATTACGGCGCTGCAGGGAGAGATCGTTGCAGCCCGTAAAATTCGCAAGCAGAGACGGGCCGAAGGAGAGGCGACCCTGGCTGAAGATGCTTTACAGGACCTGTTGGCGGCACTGGGGCGGGAAAGTATTGATGAAAAGTATCGTGTCAAGGATCTCAAGCGCCACTGGCGCGAGCAGGTCTCTCGGCTTCAAACCCAATATGATGCCCTGGTTACACAAATTGAGGCATTAAAAACCCAGCGCAAACAGCAGTCTTCTGCTTTGCAGGCGAAGATTTTTGCGCAGTACCGCTTTTTAAATGCGCATGGTGACGAAAAGAGCCTGGGCGAGTTGTTTTCTGCGACGCCGCAGGGGATCCCGCCGGCGGGCGCGGGTGAGTGCGCTGCGCCTAAGCTGTTGCATTATGCCTACAAGTGGGGGATGAAGCCGCTGGCGATGGCGGAGTTCTGGTGGGGGCGCTCGCCGAAATCAGAAATTCGCCAGCACCAAAATTTCTATCCGGCCTGCCGGGGCAAGTGCCAGCCGATCCTGGCGCATATGCTTGAAGGGTTGGATGTGGACGAGAACCCGATGCTGACCAACCCTGCTGCCGGTAAAGCGCTGGAGTTTGTTTATCAGGATGAAGCCATGGTGGTGGTAAACAAACCGGCTGAATTTCTGTCTGTTCCCGGCAAAACGATTGAGGACTCGGTGTATTTGCGGATCCGCGAGTGCTTCCCGCAGGCAACCGGGCCGCTGATTGTCCATCGCCTGGATATGTCGACGTCCGGCCTGATGGTTCTGGCGCTGACCAAAGATGCGAACAAGGCGCTGCAACAACAGTTTATCCAACGTACGGTGACCAAGCGTTACGTAGCCCTGATCGAGGGTGAGGTGGATCAGGATGAGGGCGAAATCCATTTGCCGCTGCGTGGCGACATTGATGACCGTCCGCGCCAGCTAGTGTGCCGTCAGCATGGCAAACCGGCAGAAACCTACTGGCAGGTTGCTGAACGTAAAGCAGGCCGGACCAAAGTTTATCTCTACCCGAAAACCGGACGCACCCACCAGCTCCGGGTTCATTGTGCGCATGTAGACGGACTGGCGTCACCGATTGTCGGGGACGATCTGTATGGGGTTCGGGCAGAGCGTCTGCATTTGCATGCTGAGTTGCTTGAGCTGAATCATCCGGTGACCCGGGAGCCGATGTGCTTCCAGGCTGAAGCGGAATTTTGA
- a CDS encoding glycine zipper 2TM domain-containing protein, with protein sequence MNKIFCVLILSCIGFGLLGCSNNPYGDSYGVADTRTVQQVRYGTIMKTEPVTIEGEGEVVGAVAGAAIGGILGSKIGGGSGSDIAAIGGGVLGGVAGTKAAKGVTQRQGVNLTIKMDAGDTIAIVQEANPSMVFRVGQRVRVNIDGRTARVVPE encoded by the coding sequence ATGAACAAGATTTTCTGCGTTTTGATACTGTCTTGTATCGGATTTGGGTTATTGGGCTGTTCCAATAATCCGTATGGTGACTCTTATGGTGTGGCGGATACCCGGACTGTCCAGCAAGTTCGCTACGGTACGATTATGAAAACAGAGCCTGTGACCATAGAAGGTGAAGGTGAAGTTGTCGGGGCCGTTGCCGGTGCCGCGATCGGTGGTATTTTAGGATCGAAAATTGGTGGTGGTTCGGGCTCGGATATTGCTGCCATTGGCGGCGGGGTACTCGGTGGTGTCGCCGGGACCAAAGCGGCCAAGGGTGTAACTCAGCGACAAGGGGTGAACCTGACGATAAAAATGGACGCGGGGGATACTATCGCCATTGTTCAGGAAGCCAATCCAAGTATGGTTTTCCGAGTCGGCCAGCGGGTTCGGGTCAATATTGATGGTCGTACAGCCCGGGTCGTTCCGGAGTAG
- a CDS encoding O-acetylhomoserine aminocarboxypropyltransferase/cysteine synthase family protein, translating to MKDETLAIHHGYETDPTTKSVATPIYQTVAYEFDNAQHGADLFNLEVPGNIYTRIMNPTNDVLEQRLAALEGGIAGLVVSAGSAAINYAILTLAEAGDNIISTPQLYGGTYTLFAHMLPKQGIEVRFAKDDKPESLAELIDDNTKAVYCESIGNPAGNIIDLERVAELAHAKGVPVIVDNTVATPALCKPIAHGADVVVHSLTKYIGGHGTTLGGAIIDAGKFPWAEHKDRFPVFNQPEPSYHGVVYTEAFGDAAFIGRARTVPLRNTGSALSPMNAFLLMQGLETLSLRMERHTDNARQVAEYLQQHPNVSWVSYAGLSSSPYYPLAEKYMAGKPSAILSFGLKDGYDAGVRFYDSLNIFKRLVNIGDAKSLACHPASTTHRQLSETEQRQAGVSPEMIRLSVGIEHIDDILADLEQALSA from the coding sequence ATGAAAGACGAAACTCTGGCCATCCATCACGGTTATGAAACCGATCCAACGACCAAATCTGTCGCGACTCCTATCTATCAGACCGTCGCTTACGAATTTGATAACGCCCAACACGGAGCAGACTTATTTAACCTGGAAGTGCCCGGCAACATTTATACCCGGATCATGAACCCGACCAATGACGTCCTGGAGCAGCGCTTGGCCGCCCTGGAAGGCGGTATTGCCGGCCTCGTGGTTAGTGCGGGCAGCGCAGCTATCAACTACGCCATCCTGACGCTGGCCGAAGCCGGGGATAATATTATTTCGACCCCGCAGCTTTATGGGGGGACCTATACCCTGTTTGCCCACATGCTGCCCAAGCAAGGCATTGAGGTTCGCTTTGCCAAGGATGACAAACCGGAAAGCCTGGCGGAGCTGATTGACGACAATACCAAGGCCGTGTATTGCGAAAGCATCGGCAACCCGGCTGGCAATATCATCGACCTTGAACGCGTGGCGGAGCTGGCTCACGCCAAGGGCGTCCCTGTGATCGTCGATAATACCGTCGCCACACCGGCCCTGTGCAAGCCGATTGCCCATGGTGCTGATGTCGTCGTGCACTCGCTGACCAAATATATCGGCGGCCACGGTACCACCCTGGGGGGCGCAATCATTGATGCCGGTAAGTTCCCCTGGGCCGAGCATAAAGATCGCTTCCCGGTCTTTAACCAGCCCGAGCCGTCCTATCACGGTGTGGTCTACACCGAAGCGTTTGGCGATGCTGCTTTTATCGGCCGTGCCCGGACCGTACCACTACGAAACACCGGCTCTGCCTTATCACCGATGAATGCCTTTTTGCTGATGCAGGGCCTGGAAACCCTGTCGCTGCGCATGGAGCGCCATACCGACAATGCCCGCCAGGTGGCTGAGTATCTGCAGCAACACCCGAACGTCAGCTGGGTCAGCTACGCCGGCCTCTCCAGTTCGCCATACTACCCGCTGGCCGAGAAATACATGGCCGGCAAACCTTCAGCGATTTTATCCTTTGGCCTCAAAGACGGGTACGATGCCGGGGTCCGTTTCTACGACAGTCTGAATATCTTCAAACGCCTGGTCAATATTGGCGATGCCAAGTCCCTCGCCTGCCACCCGGCCTCAACCACCCACCGTCAGCTCAGTGAAACCGAGCAACGGCAGGCCGGCGTCAGCCCGGAAATGATCCGCTTGTCGGTCGGCATTGAGCATATCGATGACATTCTGGCCGATCTGGAGCAGGCGCTAAGCGCCTGA
- a CDS encoding PH domain-containing protein — protein MGIFDAILGNAGEMEIEEATEELATILGPAEQIELAYKLIRDMIVLTDRRIILIDKQGLTGKKVEYRTIPFKSITQYTVESNGHFDLDAELKIWVSGLHEPIELEFNGKTNIYALQGLLAAKIAGK, from the coding sequence ATGGGAATATTTGACGCCATTTTAGGCAATGCAGGCGAAATGGAGATTGAGGAAGCGACAGAAGAGCTTGCCACCATCCTCGGCCCGGCAGAGCAGATCGAGCTGGCGTACAAGCTGATCCGTGACATGATCGTGCTGACCGATCGCCGGATAATCTTGATTGACAAACAAGGACTCACGGGAAAGAAAGTTGAATATCGCACAATTCCCTTCAAATCGATCACGCAGTACACTGTTGAAAGCAACGGTCATTTCGATTTGGATGCTGAGCTGAAAATCTGGGTCTCGGGCCTGCATGAACCGATTGAGCTCGAATTTAACGGCAAAACCAACATCTACGCCTTGCAAGGCCTGCTCGCGGCGAAAATTGCCGGCAAGTAA
- a CDS encoding alpha/beta hydrolase: protein MTYLSCVELEPENVAASAAVIWLHGLGSNGHDFEAIVPELEMPADAPVRFVFPHSPSMPVSVNGGVVMPAWYDILEMGAGRRLNMDQLIHSAGQITALIDREVARGIPSERIVLAGFSQGGAVAYHAALSYPHKLAGLLALSTYFPTSDRITITESNRTIPLEIMHGSYDPVVLPVMGEAAVEALEAAGCQPNWRTYPMEHQVCMPQIRDISAWLKQVLAL, encoded by the coding sequence ATGACTTACCTCTCTTGCGTTGAACTGGAGCCGGAAAACGTCGCTGCTTCTGCGGCGGTGATCTGGCTGCATGGCCTCGGCTCTAACGGCCATGACTTTGAAGCGATTGTTCCGGAGCTGGAGATGCCCGCAGATGCCCCGGTTCGCTTTGTCTTTCCTCATTCCCCCTCAATGCCCGTGTCGGTGAATGGCGGCGTGGTGATGCCGGCCTGGTATGACATTCTTGAAATGGGGGCCGGGCGTCGCCTGAATATGGATCAACTGATCCATTCAGCTGGTCAAATCACTGCGCTGATTGATCGCGAAGTTGCCCGGGGCATTCCCAGTGAACGGATTGTCCTGGCAGGTTTTTCCCAAGGGGGCGCCGTCGCCTATCATGCTGCGCTGAGTTATCCTCATAAACTGGCGGGTTTGCTGGCGCTTTCAACCTATTTCCCGACTTCGGACCGGATCACAATCACTGAATCCAATCGCACCATTCCGCTTGAGATTATGCACGGCAGCTATGATCCCGTCGTGTTGCCTGTAATGGGTGAAGCGGCTGTTGAGGCGCTTGAAGCGGCAGGTTGTCAACCAAACTGGCGCACGTATCCGATGGAGCATCAGGTCTGTATGCCGCAGATCCGTGATATTTCCGCCTGGCTGAAGCAGGTTCTGGCATTATAA